In Hallerella porci, the genomic stretch AGCGCTATTCGGCGGTTCCGGTTTTGGGATATACCGAAGAAACGCAGATGCAGCTGGGTGCGATGATTCTTTTCTTCTTAAAGCCCGATGAAGTCGGCGGAAAAGTGCCCGAAATCGGCATCACCGCTTACGGTTCTTCGCGCGGACAATTCCAATTTACTTTGGAGCCTTACTTTTATTTTTATCACGATAAAATCAGCCTTTGGATGGATTTAGAATATCAAGATTGGTTCGCCAGTTATTTTGGACGCGGAAATAATCCCGATATCGATGATTTTGTAAACTATAACCGCAAAAAACTTTACCTCGGGGCGCGGTTAGAATCGCGGGTGGGGCTTCCGTCTTATCTCAAATATGGCATTGAATTGCATATCGAATCTTCGGATATTGAATTTAAAGATGGAGATGATGTGCCGCTTCCGGACCCGCATTCGGGAAGTCGCAACGGTATCGGTTATTTATTTGGCTTGGATACGCGGGATAATACGAACTGGACTTCGCACGGTTTCTTAGTCGAATGGACGCAGATTTATTTTAGTGATCAATTCGGCGACTATACATTCAACTTAGAAAGCTTGGATATGCGCGGCTATACGACTCTTCCTTTCGGATCGACCGCAGCGATGGGATTTTTGTGGCAGCGGGCAGGTGGCGATGTGCCGTTTGATATGCTCGCAGGTCCCGATGGCATTAAACGATTCCGCGGTGTCGAAAGCCTTTACTTTGGCGACAATCAAGCGTTGATTTTACAATCCGAAGTGCGCCGCTATTTCGGATGGATTTTCGGCGGGCATGTCTTCTTTGAAGGCGGAAAATCCGGCGGTTATTTTAGTGAACTTATGCGGAATAAATGGCACCGTTCTGTGGGATTTGGAGCGCTTCTTGCCTTAAATCGAAGCGAGAAATTATTTGCCCGCGCCGACGTTTCTTGGGTGGACTTTGACCATGTCGGGCTTTCTTTTTATGTGCGGCAGGCATTTTAATTGGATAAAAAATGGAAACTTGTCCTTTTCAATCGACGACAGAAATTGAAGTCCGCTATGCGGAAACCGATCAAATGGGAGTTGTTCATCATTCTGTGTATGCGGTTTGGTTCGAAAAAGCGCGGACGGATTTTTTTAAGCAAGTCGGTTCTACCTACGCAGAAATTGAAAAATCGGGATTTACATCGCCGGTCTTAGAATTAAACGTCCGGTATCGGAATCCGACGCGTTACGGTGACTTTGTGCGGATTCATACGACTCTCGAACGCGAAGGCATGTTGCATTTTCGCTTTCGGTATCGGCTTTTTGTGGGCGAAGTCTTGTGCACGGTCGGTTCAACTCTGCATTGCTTTTTAAAAGAAGGAAAGCCGACCCGCGAATTACCGCCAGAGGTTTTCCGCCTTTTTCCGCAAACTCCGTAAGATTTTTCGGAATTTTTCTTGGATTTTATCGCATTTTTGTCGCTAATTATCCACGAAAAGTCCGAAGAGATAACAATTCAGTGTAAAATTTTTCTATCCTTGCAAAAATTCTAAAATGAGGTAACCCATGAACCAAGAAGAAGTGAAAAGCAAGCTCAAGTCATTCTTTATGTCGGATCTCGGCGTCGATGGCGACGTTTTGAACTACGACACTCCGCTCTTTGGCGAAGAAATCGGCTTGGACTCTGTGGATTCGCTGGAAATCATCTCCTTCGTGGATAGCAACTTCGGCGTCTCGATGACCGGTGCGGGCAAGGAACCGTTCCAGAGCATCGATACCATCGCTGACTTTATTGCCAAGCATCAGGCTTAATTTTTTCTGTTATCAGGAATATCATGACTTCGAATGATCGCCGCTGTGTCGTCACCGGTTTAGGCGTAATCTGCGCCGTCGGAAACAATGTAGAAGAAACGTGGAAGAACGCTCTGAATTCGGTTTCGGGCATTCACAAAACGACATCTGTCGATACCGACAAATGTTATGCGGATTTAGCCGCAGAAGTTCACTGTGATACTTTGGATGAAATCGATCATCCGGAGGAAAAGGATCGCGCTTCGAAACTTTGCATCAAGGCGGCAAAAGAAGCCTTGGCCGATGCAAATCTTTCGGATTTTGCAGACGACCAACGCGTAAGCGTGATCATTGGAAGTTGTGTCGGCGGCGTGATTAGCGTGGAACATTACAATCGCCACGGTAAAAATGCTTTGGATATTCCGAAGATGCCGATTGCATCCATCGCTTCGCAAGTCGCAGAAACTTGCCGCGCCGGCGGTATTGTGACGAACGTGGCGAATGCCTGCGCTGCTGGAACGATTTCAATTGCACTTGCTTGTGATTTGATTCGTTCGGGAAAAGCGGATGTCGTTATTGCGGGCGGAGCGGATTCGTTCGCCGCAGTTCCGTATTCGGGATTCCTTTCTCTCCATGCGTTAGACGAAAATGGTTGCTCGCCGTTTAATCATTGTAACGGCATTACTCTCGGCGAAGGCGCAGGAATTGTCATCGTCGAATCATTTGCTCACGCCGAAAAGCGTAAAGCAAAAACTTATTGCGAAGTGTTGGGCGCAGGCGTTACAAGCGATGCGCATCACATTACCGCTCCGCGTGAAGATGCGCTCTGCTTAACCGAAGCGATGAATCGCGCCGTGAAAAATTCGGGCATTCAAAAGAAAGATATCGGTTATGTCAACGCGCACGGAACGGGTACCGGCAAAAATGATAACGCCGAAATTACCGCGTTTACGAAATTCTTTGGCGAAGAAAATCCGACGGTGAGCGTCAGTTCGACGAAGGTCATGACCGGTCACTGCCTTGGGGCAGCGGGCGCAATCGAAGCGGTCTTTAGCATTAAAGCGCTTACGACAAATACTGTCCTTCCGACATTGCATTATTCCGCCGAAGATTCCGAAGCGCTCAAAGCAAAAGTCGGCGCTTTGGATTTTGTGCAGAACGTGCCGCATGAAAAAGAATTGCAGTGCGTGATGAGCAATAACGTCGCCTTTGGCGGCACGAACGCGAGCATTATCTTCTCGAAGAAAGCGGGAAATGTGCAGGCGCTTTCTGCAAAAGACAAAAAAATCGCAGTCACCGGTCTCGGGATTGTGTGTCCGCTCGGCAATAGCAAAGACGCTTACATTGCCGCGGTCGAAAAAGATGCAAAGCCCGAAAGCGCATCGATTCATTCGACGATTGCCTTGGACGATTACAAAGAACTCGGCATCAAGATGGCTTTCTACCGGAAGCTTGACAATTTAGGTCAGCTGCAAACGGTCTCGGGCATGCGCGCATTGCAAGATGGTAACTTCAAAGTTTCGGACGAAAATGCAAAAGACATCGGCATTATCGTGGGAACAAGCGAAGGCGGTCTCGGTGCGACATACGATTTTGAAGAACTCATCGCAAAACTCGGCAACGCACAAGGTAGCGCATTTAAATTCCCGCATACAGTTTATAATGCAGCGGGCGGTTACCTTTCGATTTGTTCGGGCATTAAAGGCTACGGCGTAACGATTACGACGGGTCCGCTCTCGGGTCTCGATAGCATCGGTTATTCGATGAATGTCATTCACGACGGACAAGAACATGCGATGATGGCAACGGGAACCGATGAAAATCTCCCGATTATTACAGAATTTGCGCAAAAGTTAAATGTAGCTGCCGATCAAGTGGTCGCTCCGTATTCGAATTCGAACGGTTGCGTTGTCGGCGACGGTAGCGTTTCCATTTTGATGGAAGCGGATGACTTTGCAAAATCTCGCGGCGCAAAAATTTACTGCTATGCGCTCGGTTACGGTAACGGTCGTAAGAATGTGAATTTCGGACATATCTCGGGTTCGGATTCTGCGCTGGATCTCGCTATCCGCGAAGCTCTCGCCGATGCAAAAATTTCGGTGGACGATATCGACGCGGTCTGCGGATTTGCCAATGGCTACGCAAAACTCGATGCGATTGAAAAGTCGTCGCTTTCTCGCGTCTTCGGCGATCGTTTAGAAAAGCTCCCGCTCATCGAAGTGAAGGAACGCGTGGGCGAAGGCCGTGCGGGCTCGGCAGCGCTTGCTGCAGCAGAAGCCGCTTTGCTTTTAAGCGGTGAACTCAAGAGCGAAAACGCTTACTTTGTCGGCAAAGACGGTGCGGTGAAAACGCAAAAAATCGATGCAGCCGATTTGAAGAAAGTCCTTGTGATTTCGTTTGCAACGGGCGGTTCTTATAGCGCAGTCGTTCTCGGAAAGTAATTGGAGAAAATTATGAAAGTTGCATTGGTTACAGGCGCTTCGAAAGGAATCGGCAAAGCTTGTGCGCTTCGCTTAGCAAAAGACGGTTATACTGTCGTCGTGAATTATTCAAGTTCCGATGCAGCCGCTCAAGAAACTCTTGCGCAGATTCAGGCCGCGGGCGGCGAAGGCATGGTTTACAAAGCCGATGTTTCAAAACTCGATCAGGTGAAGTTAATGGTTCGCGAAGTCTTTAAGGCTTACGGAAGAATTGACGTTCTCGTGAACAATGCAGGAATTGTCCGCGACGAATATTTGCTCATGATCAATCCCGATACTCTTGACAAATGCATCGACTTGAATGTGAAGGGCTACATTTATTGCGCGCAGCAAGTTGCTCTCAAAATGTTTAAGCAAAAGTCGGGCGTTATCGTGAATATGTCTTCGGTCAGTTCGAAATTTGCCTTAGCGGGTCAAAGCGTTTACAGCGCAACAAAGGGCGCAGTCAATTCGCTCACGCAGACTTTGGCAAAAGAACTCGGCGGCTACGGCATTCGCGTCAACGCTGTCGCTCCGGGATTTATTCAAACCGAAATGATCGATGCGATTCCCGCAGAAAAGCGCGAAGAATATGTGAAGCAAATTCCGCTGAAGCGTTTTGGCACAGCAGACGAAGTGGCAAATCTCGTTTCGGCGATTGCATCCGATGAATTTGCGTATGTGACAGGTCAAGTGTTCGTCCTCGATGGGGGACTTTCTCTATGATGAACATTTACGAAATCAGCGAACGTATTGCGCAGCGTCCGCCGTTTCAAATGGTTGAAAAAGTCTTAGAACTTGTTCCCAATGAATCGGCAACGGGCATTAAAAATGTGAGCGTCAACGAACCGTATTTTATGGGACATTTTCCGGGTGCGCCGATTATGCCGGGAGTTCTCATCGTCGAAAGTTGCGCGCAGCTTTGTTCGCTCGTCATCGAGAAAAAGCCCGAAGATTTGGAAAAGAATCTTTATGTGCTGTTAAAAATCGATGGTTTTAAATTTGTAAAACCTGTGATTCCCGGCGATCAGCTCGAAATGACCGTCACAAAGACGAAAGGCGGCGGTGTTTTAGTCGGCTTTAATTGCGTCGTGAAAGTGAACGGCGTTGTGCACGCCAAAGGCGATTTAACCTTTACAACTGTTCCCAAAGAAAATTTGGGCAAGTAACGAAAAGGAGCTGCAAAATTGCGGCTCTTTTTTTATGCGAAATTCGGTAAGAATCCGACGAAATGCGCCGAGAAAGGGGATATTTTTCTACATTTTGCCCGCCTATGGCCGATCAAAAAACGGAAAATTCGCTTTACGAACGTTTGATGCGATTCTTTGTCATCGTGGTGATTTACACGGTGCGCTATGTCTTTTATATCTGGTTCCGCCCGAAGGTGACTTTTACCGATGATTCTGTCCGGTCTACACGACTCAAATCGCCGGCGGTCATTATTGCGAACCACACGAATATGCTCGATCCGATTATGATGCTCGCGGTATTTTTTTACCATCGGAGTATCGTCGTCGCCAAAGATCAAATTGAAGACCCGCATTTTAGTTGGGCGCTGAAACGCGCCGCTTGCGTGATTCCTTGCGACCGCTTTAACTTGGACACCGAATGGGCGTTAATCGCCAAGCGTGAAATTGAAAAAGGAAATTCGGTGATTATTTTCCCCGAGGGAAAGTGCCGCGACGATGGTCAGTTAAATGAATTTAAAACGGGATTTGCTTTCCTCGCCCGTTCCACGGGGACTCCGGTGATTTCCGTCGGGTTGGATGGAATTTACAAATTTGGACATCGGACGCAAGTCGTCATCGGGGCGGCTGAAAAAATTGAACGCGTCAAAGGAATTCCGTCGTCAAAGCATTTAACCGAACGCAGCGAATATTTCCAGAAAAAAATTTGGAAATTAAAACAACAGGCTTTGGGCAAAAGTTCTGAAGAGGTTTGTCCATGAAAGTAGGCCTAGTTCTCGAAGGCGGTTCGCGTCAGACAATTTTTTCGGCAGGCATTCTCGATGCCATGCTCGATGAAAATATCGTGTATCCGTATATCTGCGGCGTTTCGGCAGGCGGACATGCGGCGATGAATTACGTCACCCGTCAAAAGGGTCGTCTGCGCCACATTATTATGCCGACGAAATTGCAGCGCGGAAAAAAACACGCCAATCGCATTTTGGATGGCATTCAAAAAGAATCGCATGCGTTGCATTATCTCGCCGCATACGGTGCGATGCCGTTTGATTTTCAAACATTTTTCAATTCGCCTGTCGAGTGTGAATTTACTCTCACCACTTGCGAAACGGGACGTCCTGCTTACCTTTCGGAAAAAAACGACGAAAAGAATTTGCTCGATATTATCAATGCGAGCAGTTCTGTGCCGATGCTTTTCCCGGTAGCGCAAATCGGAATTTGGCATTATGTCGATGGAACCGTTTCGGATCCGATTCCGTTTCATCGCGCTTTTGAAAAAGGCTGCGATAAAGTTGTCGTCATTTCAACGCATTTCCCCGGCGAATCGGTGACGGATTTCCGCAAATACAGTCCGATTTTAAATCCGATGTTTAAACGCAAATACCCGAATCTTTTCCGCGTGATGATGGTGCGGTTCCGGCGTTATACGCGGATGTTTGAAGAATTGAAACAGTTAGAAAAAGCGGGTAAAGTCTTTTTAATGCGCCCCGAATCCGATCTCTGCGATCTTTTCGAAACGGATTTGGATCGGTTGAACGCTTCGTATGCGATGGGCCAAAATTACGCGACCCGCCGTATGGCAGAGCTAAAAGAATTTTTGAAATAATGAATTTTTAATTGCATAAAAAAAGCGGCAAAGCCGCCTTTTTTATTCGTGGTAAAGTTTTGCAGTTTGATATTTCGGCGCCGTCGTGAGATTGACGCGGAGTCTTCGGAATAAATCCACATCGACTTGCGCTAAAATCACGCTCGCATGTACTTCGCAATGTTCTAATTCCGAAAGTTTTTCGAGGGCGATTTTTGCATTGTAATCGGTGAGAGCGCAGACGGAAAGGGCGACGAGAACTTCGTCCATGTGAAGACGCGGATTTTTATGGCGCAGTTGTTTCGTCTTTAAATTCTGAATGGGCTCGATGACCATCGGCGAAAGTAAACGCACTTCATCCGGAATTTTGGCTAAAGCTTTGAGCGCATTTAAAAGGGCGCTAGAACACGCTCCGAGAAGCGATGTCGTTTTGCCGGTAACGATTGTTCCGTCTTGCAATTCAATGGCGACTGCGGGAGCATTTGTCTCTTCGGCTTTTTTCTCGGCGAGGGTAGCGACAGCGCGGTCTTCGGGTTTGATGTGCGCTTGTTCCATCACCAATTTTAATTTGTAAATCTGTTCTTTGTCCGCTTGGCCTTTGCGCACTTGGCATAATGTATTGTAATAGCGGCGGATGATTTCTTGGTTCGAAGCATCGCACACGGCAGCGTCATCGATAATGCAATTTCCCGCCATATTGACGCCCATATCTGTCGGCGATTTATACGGCGAAGTGCCGAGAATGTGCGAGAAAATCGTATTCAAAACCGGGAAAATTTCGACGTCGCGGTTGTAGTTGACAGTCGTCTTTCCGTAGGCTTCGAGATGGAACGGATCGATCATATTCACATCGTTTAAGTCGGCGGTTGCGGCTTCGTATGCGAGATTCACCGGATGTTTGAGTGGAATATTCCAAATCGGGAAAGTTTCAAATTTTGCGTAGCCCGCTTTAATGCCGCGCTTATTTTCGTGATAAAGTTGCGAAAGGCAAACCGCCATTTTTCCACTGCCGGGACCGGGAGCGGTGACGACGACGAGTTCGCGCGAAGTTTCTACAAATTCATTTTTGCCGTAGCCATTATCGCTTACAATTAACGGAATATCGGACGGATAACCTTCGATTGGATAATGCCGATAAACTTTGAGCCCTAAATCTTCGAGCTTTTTTTGATAGGCGACTGCACTCGCTTGATTGTCAAAACGGGTGAGGACGACGCTGCTCACATAAAGACCATAGCCGCGGAAGGCATCGATTAAACGCAGCACATCCATATCGTATGTAATGCCCAAATCGCCGCGGACTTTATTCTTCTCAATATCGTTGGCGTTAATCGCGATGATGACTTCGGCTTTGTCTTTCATCTTCGTGAGCATTCGAATTTTGCTGTCGGGCGCAAAGCCAGGAAGGACGCGGGATGCGTGAAAATCGTCAAATAATTTTCCGCCAAATTCCAAGTAAAGTTTTCCGCCAAATTGCGCAATGCGTTCTGCAATTTTTTCCGATTGCATCTTCAAGTAGGCGTCGTTATCAAATCCGATTTTGTACATAGAAATTCCTTTTTATTCTGCGCAAAGATAAAAAAACGCACCGCATTTGCGGCGCTAAAATTTATTCTAAGAATAGTTGCAGAATCAAATTAGGGAAAAGTTTTTGCAATTCTTTTTCGAGAGAATTTCGCGTTTCACGAAAACGGAAAATATTCATCTCGGAATCCTGGATGGGTGAAATGGTCACGTCGACTTCGTAGCTTGAACCGATGTGAAAAATCAGCAATTTGCGGAGAGAAAAGGAAGAATCCAAATGCGATTTGATGACGGCTTCGGTGCGGCGTTTTAAACTTTTATTCTGCGTCGTGCGCCCGATGAGAGAAAAAAATGAATGCGTGACAACGCGAATAGGCGGCGGTAAAAGAAAAAGCGAAATGATGATGACGATAATGGAATCGCCGATGTAATTCAAAAAAGAAAGACTAGAATCCGCGGGAATAAGCGCCATTAAAATGAGAGCAATTCCTGTGCCGACTGTGACAAATGTATCCATGTAAGCGGCGACAGTTTCGGATTTGAGAATGGGACTTTCGCCTCCGGTTTTATTGGATTGTCTGCGGTAATAAAGCCAAACTCCTGCGCAGGCAAAAACCATCGCAATCGTATAAATCAAAAGCGGAATCAGTTTTAATGGCTCGGCTTCGGTTCTGTTTCCACGGACAAAGTGCAAAATATTTTCGGCGCCTTGGAAAATCGCATAAACCGTAATCGCGATAAGCAAAATTCCTTGCAGAAGCGCGTAAACATTTTCGATGCTGTAAATGCCAAACGGATATTCATCGCTTTTCACATCGCGGTCGCGGGTAATGTAAAGCGCAATGATAAAACTCACTGCAGAAATCACGCATAAACTGCCGTCTAACGCAAGCGCATAAGAACTCGCAAAAACATAACCGACCCAACCGCAAATTCCCATTAACACGTTAATCCAAATGCCGACTTTTAAAGTTTGCATTTCGATTTGTTTATAGTTTTTCGGATCCTGTTTTGGAAGGACCAAACGAGAAAATCGCAATTTTTGTTTCGCAGGCATTTTTGATAAAGTAGAAATTCATTTTTCATTCGCCTTTTGCAAAGTTTTATTCGGAATGAAAAAATTTTTCCATCTTTTATCACTTTTATTTAGTATATTCTAACTTGGAATATCGGAGAGTATGAAATGAATCGTTATGACCTCGTTTTGCTCGGGCTAATTAAAGAGCGCGAACGAAGCGGCTATGACATTATGACGGAAATTAAAAACCGTGAATTGGATCGTTGGGCTAAAATCAGCACATCGACGATTTACAATCGTTTAACGCGTTTAGAAAAAAATGGTTCTATCGAAGGCCACGCAGAACGCGACGGCAATCGCCCCGAACGCACGGTTTATCGTCTTTTGGAAAAAGGCGAAGAACTTTTGAAAAAAGAAGTATTGCGCCATTTGACGGGTTTTAACGATGACCCGCGGACTCTCGGCTACGCATTTTTGTATGCGGTCGATCCGATTGATTCTGTCCGCGTGTTAGAAGTACACGAGAAAAAACTTTTAGAAGAAATCGCTCGGTTGCAGAAAATGATTGACGAAGAGCCGCGTCCGACTCTTTATCCCGAAGGTCCTTTCCTCAACTGCATGAGCCGCGACCACATTTTGGTGGAATTAAAATACACGCGCGCAGCGATTGCCATTTTACGCGATCCTCAGAAGCAGAAAAAGCTCGGCGGCTATTTCTATATTAACTTTGGATCTCGCGATTTTAACAAAAACGCTTAGAATTTCATTCACCATACACGGAGATAAAATGAAAGCTACGACAAAGAAAAAGCCGGCTGTAAAGGCAAAAGCCAACAAGTACGGCTACTTTGATGATGCTGCAAAAGAATACGTTCTCACCACCCCGGCAACGCCGATTAAGTGGTGC encodes the following:
- a CDS encoding BamA/TamA family outer membrane protein → MFLGKKILLGIFLFAALAFADVNFYSQDTLAFDTTSQKNFQRYSAVPVLGYTEETQMQLGAMILFFLKPDEVGGKVPEIGITAYGSSRGQFQFTLEPYFYFYHDKISLWMDLEYQDWFASYFGRGNNPDIDDFVNYNRKKLYLGARLESRVGLPSYLKYGIELHIESSDIEFKDGDDVPLPDPHSGSRNGIGYLFGLDTRDNTNWTSHGFLVEWTQIYFSDQFGDYTFNLESLDMRGYTTLPFGSTAAMGFLWQRAGGDVPFDMLAGPDGIKRFRGVESLYFGDNQALILQSEVRRYFGWIFGGHVFFEGGKSGGYFSELMRNKWHRSVGFGALLALNRSEKLFARADVSWVDFDHVGLSFYVRQAF
- a CDS encoding acyl-CoA thioesterase, whose translation is METCPFQSTTEIEVRYAETDQMGVVHHSVYAVWFEKARTDFFKQVGSTYAEIEKSGFTSPVLELNVRYRNPTRYGDFVRIHTTLEREGMLHFRFRYRLFVGEVLCTVGSTLHCFLKEGKPTRELPPEVFRLFPQTP
- a CDS encoding acyl carrier protein is translated as MNQEEVKSKLKSFFMSDLGVDGDVLNYDTPLFGEEIGLDSVDSLEIISFVDSNFGVSMTGAGKEPFQSIDTIADFIAKHQA
- a CDS encoding beta-ketoacyl-[acyl-carrier-protein] synthase family protein → MTSNDRRCVVTGLGVICAVGNNVEETWKNALNSVSGIHKTTSVDTDKCYADLAAEVHCDTLDEIDHPEEKDRASKLCIKAAKEALADANLSDFADDQRVSVIIGSCVGGVISVEHYNRHGKNALDIPKMPIASIASQVAETCRAGGIVTNVANACAAGTISIALACDLIRSGKADVVIAGGADSFAAVPYSGFLSLHALDENGCSPFNHCNGITLGEGAGIVIVESFAHAEKRKAKTYCEVLGAGVTSDAHHITAPREDALCLTEAMNRAVKNSGIQKKDIGYVNAHGTGTGKNDNAEITAFTKFFGEENPTVSVSSTKVMTGHCLGAAGAIEAVFSIKALTTNTVLPTLHYSAEDSEALKAKVGALDFVQNVPHEKELQCVMSNNVAFGGTNASIIFSKKAGNVQALSAKDKKIAVTGLGIVCPLGNSKDAYIAAVEKDAKPESASIHSTIALDDYKELGIKMAFYRKLDNLGQLQTVSGMRALQDGNFKVSDENAKDIGIIVGTSEGGLGATYDFEELIAKLGNAQGSAFKFPHTVYNAAGGYLSICSGIKGYGVTITTGPLSGLDSIGYSMNVIHDGQEHAMMATGTDENLPIITEFAQKLNVAADQVVAPYSNSNGCVVGDGSVSILMEADDFAKSRGAKIYCYALGYGNGRKNVNFGHISGSDSALDLAIREALADAKISVDDIDAVCGFANGYAKLDAIEKSSLSRVFGDRLEKLPLIEVKERVGEGRAGSAALAAAEAALLLSGELKSENAYFVGKDGAVKTQKIDAADLKKVLVISFATGGSYSAVVLGK
- a CDS encoding SDR family NAD(P)-dependent oxidoreductase, translated to MKVALVTGASKGIGKACALRLAKDGYTVVVNYSSSDAAAQETLAQIQAAGGEGMVYKADVSKLDQVKLMVREVFKAYGRIDVLVNNAGIVRDEYLLMINPDTLDKCIDLNVKGYIYCAQQVALKMFKQKSGVIVNMSSVSSKFALAGQSVYSATKGAVNSLTQTLAKELGGYGIRVNAVAPGFIQTEMIDAIPAEKREEYVKQIPLKRFGTADEVANLVSAIASDEFAYVTGQVFVLDGGLSL
- the fabZ gene encoding 3-hydroxyacyl-ACP dehydratase FabZ, with protein sequence MMNIYEISERIAQRPPFQMVEKVLELVPNESATGIKNVSVNEPYFMGHFPGAPIMPGVLIVESCAQLCSLVIEKKPEDLEKNLYVLLKIDGFKFVKPVIPGDQLEMTVTKTKGGGVLVGFNCVVKVNGVVHAKGDLTFTTVPKENLGK
- a CDS encoding lysophospholipid acyltransferase family protein; protein product: MADQKTENSLYERLMRFFVIVVIYTVRYVFYIWFRPKVTFTDDSVRSTRLKSPAVIIANHTNMLDPIMMLAVFFYHRSIVVAKDQIEDPHFSWALKRAACVIPCDRFNLDTEWALIAKREIEKGNSVIIFPEGKCRDDGQLNEFKTGFAFLARSTGTPVISVGLDGIYKFGHRTQVVIGAAEKIERVKGIPSSKHLTERSEYFQKKIWKLKQQALGKSSEEVCP
- a CDS encoding patatin-like phospholipase family protein, whose product is MKVGLVLEGGSRQTIFSAGILDAMLDENIVYPYICGVSAGGHAAMNYVTRQKGRLRHIIMPTKLQRGKKHANRILDGIQKESHALHYLAAYGAMPFDFQTFFNSPVECEFTLTTCETGRPAYLSEKNDEKNLLDIINASSSVPMLFPVAQIGIWHYVDGTVSDPIPFHRAFEKGCDKVVVISTHFPGESVTDFRKYSPILNPMFKRKYPNLFRVMMVRFRRYTRMFEELKQLEKAGKVFLMRPESDLCDLFETDLDRLNASYAMGQNYATRRMAELKEFLK
- a CDS encoding DUF1846 domain-containing protein yields the protein MYKIGFDNDAYLKMQSEKIAERIAQFGGKLYLEFGGKLFDDFHASRVLPGFAPDSKIRMLTKMKDKAEVIIAINANDIEKNKVRGDLGITYDMDVLRLIDAFRGYGLYVSSVVLTRFDNQASAVAYQKKLEDLGLKVYRHYPIEGYPSDIPLIVSDNGYGKNEFVETSRELVVVTAPGPGSGKMAVCLSQLYHENKRGIKAGYAKFETFPIWNIPLKHPVNLAYEAATADLNDVNMIDPFHLEAYGKTTVNYNRDVEIFPVLNTIFSHILGTSPYKSPTDMGVNMAGNCIIDDAAVCDASNQEIIRRYYNTLCQVRKGQADKEQIYKLKLVMEQAHIKPEDRAVATLAEKKAEETNAPAVAIELQDGTIVTGKTTSLLGACSSALLNALKALAKIPDEVRLLSPMVIEPIQNLKTKQLRHKNPRLHMDEVLVALSVCALTDYNAKIALEKLSELEHCEVHASVILAQVDVDLFRRLRVNLTTAPKYQTAKLYHE
- a CDS encoding cation transporter, with the translated sequence MPAKQKLRFSRLVLPKQDPKNYKQIEMQTLKVGIWINVLMGICGWVGYVFASSYALALDGSLCVISAVSFIIALYITRDRDVKSDEYPFGIYSIENVYALLQGILLIAITVYAIFQGAENILHFVRGNRTEAEPLKLIPLLIYTIAMVFACAGVWLYYRRQSNKTGGESPILKSETVAAYMDTFVTVGTGIALILMALIPADSSLSFLNYIGDSIIVIIISLFLLPPPIRVVTHSFFSLIGRTTQNKSLKRRTEAVIKSHLDSSFSLRKLLIFHIGSSYEVDVTISPIQDSEMNIFRFRETRNSLEKELQKLFPNLILQLFLE
- a CDS encoding PadR family transcriptional regulator; translation: MNRYDLVLLGLIKERERSGYDIMTEIKNRELDRWAKISTSTIYNRLTRLEKNGSIEGHAERDGNRPERTVYRLLEKGEELLKKEVLRHLTGFNDDPRTLGYAFLYAVDPIDSVRVLEVHEKKLLEEIARLQKMIDEEPRPTLYPEGPFLNCMSRDHILVELKYTRAAIAILRDPQKQKKLGGYFYINFGSRDFNKNA